The Amycolatopsis methanolica 239 nucleotide sequence TCACGCTGACCTCGCGCGCGTTCCACCACGACCAGCTGGGCGCGTTCTGCCGCGAGCTGGCCGAGCTGACCGGCACCGAGATGGTGCTGCCGATGAACTCCGGCGCGGAGGCGGTCGAATCCGCGCTCAAGGTCGCCCGCAAGTGGGCCTACGAGGTCAAGGGCGTGCCGGACGGGCAGGCCGAGATCGTGGTCGCCGGGTCTAACTTCCACGGCCGCACCACGACGATCATCTCGTTCTCCACCGACGAGTCCGCGCGCGCCGGGTTCGGGCCCTACACCCCGGGGTTCACGGTCGTGAAGTACGGCGACGCGGCTGCCCTGCGCGACGCGATCACTGAGCGCACCGCAGCGGTGCTGCTGGAGCCGATCCAGGGCGAGGCCGGGGTGCTGGTGCCGCCGGAGGGGTACCTGGCCGAGGCGCGCCGGCTGTGCGACGAGGCCGGGACGCTCCTGATCGCCGACGAGATCCAGTCCGGGCTGGCCCGCACCGGCACGCTGCTCGCGCTGGAGCCGAGCGGAGTGCGCGCCGACCTCTACACGCTGGGCAAGGCGCTGGGCGGCGGGATCCTGCCGCTGTCCGCGGTGGTCGGCCGCCGGGACGTGCTGGGGGTGCTGAAGCCGGGCGAGCACGGCTCGACCTTCGGCGGCAACCCGCTGGCGTGCGCGGTCGGCCGGGCGGTGATCAAGCTGCTGTCCACAGGCGAGTTCCAGGCGCGATCGGTGGAGCTGGGCGCACGCATGCACGCGCGGCTCGGAGAACTGGTCGGGCACGGGCTGGCCGAGGTCCGCGGCCGCGGCCTGTGGGCGGGCATCGACATCACGCCGGGCGGGCTCTCCGGCCGCGAGGCGTGCGAAGCCCTGGCCGCGAAGGGGCTGCTGGCGAAGGAAACCCACGGCGCGACCCTGCGGCTGGCGCCACCGCTGGTCATTTCGGAGGCCGATCTAGACCGCGGGCTGGACATCCTGGAGGAGGTCCTGGCCGACTGACCTCCGCCGTGGCACTCGCGAGCGCGAGCGTGGAACTCGCCGGCGGGAGCGGGGGGCGTGGGCGCGGGGAAACCGTCCGCCGCTGCCATACGTTGTGCAGGCAACGGAGGGAGCAGGGGATGGAACGGGCACTGGTGCCGGGTGAGCTGAGCGATCCGGAGGAGCTGCACGCGCGGGGCCGGGAGCTGGGGGCACGCACGCCATCGACGGCGCACGACCACGCGGCCGCCGGCGAGCACCGGCCGTCGGTCGCCGACTTCGTCGAGCACAGCAACGCCGGGCGTCTCGGCGACCTGGTCCCGCTGCGGATCGGGCGCATGATCGCCTCCCCGTTCGCGTTCTTCCGCGGCGCGGCCGGGCTGATGGCCGCGGACCTGGCCGGCACCCCGCACAGTGGACTGTCCGCCCAGATCTGCGGTGACGCGCACGCCGCCAACTTCGGCCTGTACGGCACGCCGGAGGGGCAGATCGTCATGGACGTCAACGACTTCGACGAGACCATCCGCGGGCCGTGGGAGTGGGACCTCAAGCGCCTCGCCGCGAGCCTGGTGCTCGCCGGGCGCGAAGGCGGCGTGTCCGAAGAGGACTGCCGGGACGCGGCCGAGGACGCGGTGAAGTCCTACCGGCGCGTGGTGCGCCAGCTCGGCGAGGCGTCGTTCCTGCGCTCGTGGAACGCGCTCGCCGACGCGGACGCGCTGTCCAAGGTGAAGGCACACGACCTCGCCGACGAGTTCAGCGAGGCCGCCGAGAAGGCGCGCCGCAACACCAGCGCCCGCGTCGTGGCGAAGTGGACCGAGCGCATCGACGACCACACCACCGGCCTGAGCCACCACCGGTTCGTCGAGGACCCGCCGGTGCTGCGGCACGTCGACGAGGCGACCGCGAACGCCGTGGCCGACGGGCTGGTGTCCTATGTGCACACCCTGCGCGAGTCGCGGCGTAACCTGATCGCCCGCTACCGCATCGCCGACGTCGCCTTCCGCGTCGCCGGTACCGGCAGCGTCGGGTTGCGCAGCTACGTCGTGCTGCTGCACGGCAACACCGACGAGGACCTGGTGCTGCAGGTCAAGGAGGCCCGCCCGTCCGCGCTCACCCCGTACCTCCCGGAGCACCGCACCGAGCACGAGGGCCAGCGCATCGTGCACGGCGCCCGCCTGGTGCAGGCCGAGACGGACATCCTGCTCGGCTGGACCACCATCGAGGGCAGGCCGTTCATCGTGCGGCAGTTCCGCAACATGAAAGGCGCGATCGAGCCGACCGAGCTGGGTGGCAAGGACCTCGACGACTACGGCCGCGTGGCCGGCGCGCTGCTCGCCCGCGCGCACATCCGCTCGGTCCACCCGCGACTGCTGGCGGGATACTTCGACGGTGACGACCAGCTCGACGAGGCCATCGGCCGCTACGCGGTGCGCTACGCCGACCAGACCGAGTCCGACCACGCCGAGCTGGTCACGGCGGTCAAGAACGGCCGCTTCCCGGCGGTCACGGACTGACGCGTGAGGTGGGCCGTCGTCGCCGTGTGCGCGGCGGCCGCACTGGCGATCGGCGTCCCGTTCGCGGGCGACACGACCGCGAGTGGCCCCGACGCGACGGTCACCGCGTGGATCGACGGCGCGTTCGGCGGGCAGCCCGCGCTGCTGCGCCTGTTCGTGCTGCCCACCGAACCGGTCGTGCTGCTGCCGCTGGTCGCGATCGTGGTGCTCGCCTGCGCGCTCGGCCGCCGCTGGGACGCGGTGGCGCTCGCGGTGCTGGGCGTCGCCGCGCCGGTCGCGCTCAACACCTGGGTGCTCAAGCCGCTGTTCGACCGGATGAAGTCCGACTACCTCGCCTATCCGAGCGGGCACACGGTCAGCACGGTCGCCACGCTCACCGTGCTGGTGCTGCTCGCCCGGCCCGGGATCGCCCGAGCCGTCACCGTCGCCGTGGGTGCGGTGATCCTCGTCGTCGCGGGCATCGGGCTCGTCGGGCTGGGCTACCACTACCCGACCGACGTGGCGGGCGGCGCGTGCTTCGCCGTCGCCGTGGTGGTGGCGCTCAGCTCACCGACGCGGCGTCTCGCGCCAGCGCGGTCAGCCGGCTCACCGCCCGCAGGTACTTCTTCCGGTAGCCCCCCTGCAGCATCTCCTCGGTGAACAGCTCCCCGAGCGACCCGCCGGAGACGACCACCGGGATGGCCCGGTCGTAGAGCCGGTCGGCGAACGCGACCAGCCGCAGCGCCACGTTCTGGTCCGGCGCCGGCCGCACACCCCGGATGTGCACGACCGACACGCCGTCGACGAGACGGCCGTAGCGGGACGGGTGCAGCTTCGCCAGGTGCGCGCACAACGCGTCGAAGTCGTCGAGCGTCGCGCCCTCGCGGCCCTCCGCCGACGCGAGCAGCGTCTCCTCATCCACTGGCGGCGGCGCGTCCGGCAGGCCGCGGTGCCGGTAGTCCGGCCCGTCCACCCGCACCACCGAGAACCGCGACGACAGCGACTGGATCTCGCGCAGGAAGTCCTCGGCCGCGAACCGGCCCTCGCCGAGCTTGTCCGGCAGCGTGTTCGACGTCGCCGCGACGTACACGCCGGCGTCGGTCAGCTCCCGCAGCAGGCGGGTGACCAGCATCGTGTCGCCCGGGTCGTCCAGCTCGAACTCGTCGATGGCGAGCAACCGGTGCTCGGACAGCCGCCGCACCGCCTCGGCGAAGCCGAGCGCGCCGACCAGGTGGGTCAGCTCGACGAACGTGCCGTAGGCCTTGGGCGAGGGCGCGTCGTGCCAGGTGGAGGCGAGCAGGTGGGTCTTGCCGACGCCGAACCCGCCGTCCAGGTAGAGGCCCTGCTTGCCCGGTGCGGGCGCCGAGCCGCCGCCGAACAGCGACCGCAGCTTGGACTTCTTCGGCGCCGCCTTCTCGATGCGCGCCGCGAACGCCGAGCACGACTCCACCGCCTGCGCCTGGCTGGGCTCGTCGGGGTTCGGCACGTAGGTGGCAAACCGCACGGCGTCGAAGCGCGGCGGCGGCACGAGGGCGGCGATCAGCTCGTCCGCTCCCAGCTCGGGCTGCCGGTCGGTGAGGTGCGCGGGCATTGCAAGAGCGTAACCGCGGCGCGCAGCGCCTCCGTTGAGGGTGGTGGTGGGCGACGGGCGGGCTATCGGCAGCACCGCGCCGCGCCCGAACTGTCACCGTCTGATGTGATGGAGATCGTGCGCAGCCTGTGGCCCGAACCCCTCGACGACGTGACCGACGACGACCTGGACCGGATCTACGGCTACCCGGAGGACCTCGACCGGCCGTTCGTGCAGGCCAACTTCACCTCCTCCGCCGACGGCGCCTCGACGCTGGAAGGCCGGTCCGAGGGCCTGTCCGGCCCCGCGGACAAGCGGATCTTCTTCCACGGCCGCCTGCTCGCCGACGTCGTGCTGGCCGGCGCCGGCACCGTGCGCGCGGAGAACTACCGCGGCGCCCGCACCACCCCCGAACGGCGTGAGCGCCGGGCCCGGCTCGGGCTCGCCGAGGTCCCGCCGATCGCCGTGGTCACCGGCAGCGCCCGGCTCGACCCGGCGGCGCCGCTGTTCACCGACACGACGGTGCCGCCGATCGTCATCACCACCGAGCACGCCCCAGCGGACCGGCGGAAGGCGCTCGCCGACGCGGGCGCGGACCTCCTCATCGCGGGCGCGGAGACCATCGACCTGCGGCTGGCGCTGGACGGACTGGCCGACCGGGGGCTGCTCCGGGTCAACTGCGAGGGCGGCCCGCACCTGTTCGGCGAACTGGTCGCCGGGGACCTGGTCGACCAGCTGTGCCTGACCGTCGCGCCGCTGCTGGCCGGTGGCGGCGCGGACCGCATCGCGATCGGCCGCATGGCCAGCGAGGCGCGGGACATGGATCTGGCGTCGATCCTGGTCGAAGACGGTTTCACGATGCTGCGGTACCGCCGTCGCCTCTAAAGTGGGCGCATGCTGCCGCTGACCCCGCCGATCCAGCCGATGCTGGCGAAGCCGGCGAAGTCGATCCCGGACTCCGACGAGCTGCTCTTCGAACCGAAGTGGGACGGCTTCCGCTGCCTCGTCTTCCGCGACGGCGACGAGCTGACCCTGCAGTCGCGCGCCGGGAAGCCGCTGAACCGGTACTTCCCGGAGGTGCTGGCGCAGCTGCCGCCGCGGCTGCCGGAGCGGGTGGTGCTGGACGGCGAGCTGGTCGTCGGCCGCGAGGGACACCTGGACTTCGACGCGCTGACCGAGCGGATCCACCCGGCCGAGTCCCGCATCCGGCTGCTCGCCGAGCAGACGCCGGCCACGTTCGTCGCGTTCGACCTGCTCGCACTGGGCGACGAGGCGTTCCTCGGCGAGCCGACCAGCGCGCGGCGGGAGCGCCTGGCGAAGCTCGCCGGGCAGGACCTGAACATCACGCCGGCCACCACCGACCCGGCGACCGCTCGGCACTGGTTCGAGCTGTTCGAGGGCGCCGGGCTGGACGGGGTCATCGGCAAGCCGCTGGACGCCGGGTACGAGCCGGGCAAGCGGATCATGATCAAGTACAAGCACTCGCGCACCGCCGACTGCGTGGTGGCCGGGCTGCGGTGGCACAAGGATTCCACGCCCGGGGAGGCGGTCGGCTCGCTGCTGCTCGGGCTGTACGACGACAACGGCGTGCTGCACCACCCCGGTGTCGTGGGGTCGTTCCCGGTGAAGCGGCGCAAGGAGCTGGCGGCCGAGTTCGCCGGCCTGATCACCGACGGCAGCGGGCACCCGTGGCTGGAGGGCACCACCGAGGGGCAGCGCCTGCCCGGCGGCATCACGCGGTGGCGCTCCACCGAGCAGCCGTGGGTGCCGGTGCGGCCGGAACGGGTCGTCGAGGTCGCCTACGAGCACACCGAAGGCGGCCAGCCGTCGCGGTTCCGGCACACCGCGCAGTTCATCCGGTGGCGCCCGGACCGCGAGCCGGAGTCGTGCACGTACGCCCAGCTGGAGGAGGTCGCCCGCTACGACCTGGACGCCGTCTTCCACGGCGAGGTCAAGCGGACCCGCTGATGGCAGGCCGGGTGGAACGGCACGCGCTGCGGAGCCGGGGACGGCTGGTTGTGGCACCGCAGCCCGCTGTGGCGGGAGAAGATCTGGGCCGCCATGCGGGAGGTCATGGCGGCCGAGGGCGACCGCAACGCCCGGGACGGCCGGGATCTGCCGTGGGTGGTCACCTTTGACCCTCCTGGACGCCCGGCCCGAGCTCGTGGCCCGCTACGACCGGCGCGAACTGCGCGAGATGCTGCTGAGCGCGGTGGACGAGCCCGGCGTGCCGTACGTGGCGGCCGCCGCCCGCCACGTGCTGGACCGGCTGTCCGCCGAACCCGCCCCGCCGGTGTCCCCGCGGACGTCCGCGC carries:
- the rocD gene encoding ornithine--oxo-acid transaminase, with translation MTTSAAEFIALDERWSTHNYHPLPVVIAEADGAWVTDVEGRRYLDFLSAYSALNFGHRHPALVAAAQEQLGRVTLTSRAFHHDQLGAFCRELAELTGTEMVLPMNSGAEAVESALKVARKWAYEVKGVPDGQAEIVVAGSNFHGRTTTIISFSTDESARAGFGPYTPGFTVVKYGDAAALRDAITERTAAVLLEPIQGEAGVLVPPEGYLAEARRLCDEAGTLLIADEIQSGLARTGTLLALEPSGVRADLYTLGKALGGGILPLSAVVGRRDVLGVLKPGEHGSTFGGNPLACAVGRAVIKLLSTGEFQARSVELGARMHARLGELVGHGLAEVRGRGLWAGIDITPGGLSGREACEALAAKGLLAKETHGATLRLAPPLVISEADLDRGLDILEEVLAD
- a CDS encoding DUF2252 domain-containing protein, with product MERALVPGELSDPEELHARGRELGARTPSTAHDHAAAGEHRPSVADFVEHSNAGRLGDLVPLRIGRMIASPFAFFRGAAGLMAADLAGTPHSGLSAQICGDAHAANFGLYGTPEGQIVMDVNDFDETIRGPWEWDLKRLAASLVLAGREGGVSEEDCRDAAEDAVKSYRRVVRQLGEASFLRSWNALADADALSKVKAHDLADEFSEAAEKARRNTSARVVAKWTERIDDHTTGLSHHRFVEDPPVLRHVDEATANAVADGLVSYVHTLRESRRNLIARYRIADVAFRVAGTGSVGLRSYVVLLHGNTDEDLVLQVKEARPSALTPYLPEHRTEHEGQRIVHGARLVQAETDILLGWTTIEGRPFIVRQFRNMKGAIEPTELGGKDLDDYGRVAGALLARAHIRSVHPRLLAGYFDGDDQLDEAIGRYAVRYADQTESDHAELVTAVKNGRFPAVTD
- a CDS encoding phosphatase PAP2 family protein, yielding MRWAVVAVCAAAALAIGVPFAGDTTASGPDATVTAWIDGAFGGQPALLRLFVLPTEPVVLLPLVAIVVLACALGRRWDAVALAVLGVAAPVALNTWVLKPLFDRMKSDYLAYPSGHTVSTVATLTVLVLLARPGIARAVTVAVGAVILVVAGIGLVGLGYHYPTDVAGGACFAVAVVVALSSPTRRLAPARSAGSPPAGTSSGSPPAASPR
- the zapE gene encoding cell division protein ZapE; this encodes MPAHLTDRQPELGADELIAALVPPPRFDAVRFATYVPNPDEPSQAQAVESCSAFAARIEKAAPKKSKLRSLFGGGSAPAPGKQGLYLDGGFGVGKTHLLASTWHDAPSPKAYGTFVELTHLVGALGFAEAVRRLSEHRLLAIDEFELDDPGDTMLVTRLLRELTDAGVYVAATSNTLPDKLGEGRFAAEDFLREIQSLSSRFSVVRVDGPDYRHRGLPDAPPPVDEETLLASAEGREGATLDDFDALCAHLAKLHPSRYGRLVDGVSVVHIRGVRPAPDQNVALRLVAFADRLYDRAIPVVVSGGSLGELFTEEMLQGGYRKKYLRAVSRLTALARDAASVS
- a CDS encoding pyrimidine reductase family protein, which gives rise to MEIVRSLWPEPLDDVTDDDLDRIYGYPEDLDRPFVQANFTSSADGASTLEGRSEGLSGPADKRIFFHGRLLADVVLAGAGTVRAENYRGARTTPERRERRARLGLAEVPPIAVVTGSARLDPAAPLFTDTTVPPIVITTEHAPADRRKALADAGADLLIAGAETIDLRLALDGLADRGLLRVNCEGGPHLFGELVAGDLVDQLCLTVAPLLAGGGADRIAIGRMASEARDMDLASILVEDGFTMLRYRRRL
- a CDS encoding ATP-dependent DNA ligase — encoded protein: MLPLTPPIQPMLAKPAKSIPDSDELLFEPKWDGFRCLVFRDGDELTLQSRAGKPLNRYFPEVLAQLPPRLPERVVLDGELVVGREGHLDFDALTERIHPAESRIRLLAEQTPATFVAFDLLALGDEAFLGEPTSARRERLAKLAGQDLNITPATTDPATARHWFELFEGAGLDGVIGKPLDAGYEPGKRIMIKYKHSRTADCVVAGLRWHKDSTPGEAVGSLLLGLYDDNGVLHHPGVVGSFPVKRRKELAAEFAGLITDGSGHPWLEGTTEGQRLPGGITRWRSTEQPWVPVRPERVVEVAYEHTEGGQPSRFRHTAQFIRWRPDREPESCTYAQLEEVARYDLDAVFHGEVKRTR